In Eublepharis macularius isolate TG4126 chromosome 4, MPM_Emac_v1.0, whole genome shotgun sequence, the following are encoded in one genomic region:
- the KANSL2 gene encoding KAT8 regulatory NSL complex subunit 2 isoform X1: MNRIRIHVLPSSRGRLTPVPRPQEALLCAFAHRPCSQPRLEGHEFCIKHILEDRNAPFKQCSYISTKNGKRCPNAAPKPEKKDGVSFCSEHARRNALALQAQMKKSNPSPVRESLLCQLSSYVKTELGSQTAESSRSEASRILDEDSWSDGEQEPLTVDQTWRGDPDSEADSIDSDQEDPLKHAGVYTAEEVALIMREKLIRLQSLYIDQFKRLQHLLKEKKRRYLHSRKAEHEDIGSSLLTGPEGLLAKERENLKRLKYLRRYRQRYGVEALLHRQLKERRMLATEGAAQQAHTTRSSQRCLAFVDDVRCSNQSLPMTRHCLTHICQDTNQLLFKLCQGSEEAPCSKPVPVSLSEDPCCPLHLQLPPQMYVPEQVLSVPEELEAASTDLYLSAAELRPTESLPLEFSDDLDVVGDGMQCPPSPLLSDPSATNENQMNRNVAETHKHMHPREESVQQGLLNQVAQPVRGIFSRQATSALESPPESLSQHLVTSGSGQVEGKKEEPATNGNSEPASIS; this comes from the exons ATGAACAGAATTCGCATCCACGTTTTGCCTTCTAGTCGGGGTCGACTCACCCCAGTCCCAAGGCCTCAAGAAGCCTTGTTGTGTGCCTTTGCTCACCGCCCATGCTCTCAGCCTCGTTTGGAGGGCCACGAATTCTGCATTAAGCACATTCTTGAAGACAGGAATGCCCCCTTCAAGCAGTGCAGCTACATTTCTACTAAGAATGGGAAGCGGTGCCCAAATGCGGCTCCCAAGCCTGAGAAGAAGGATGG TGTGTCATTCTGTTCTGAGCATGCTCGGAGAAATGCTCTGGCACTGCAGGCTCAGATGAAGAAGTCCAATCCTAGCCCTGTCCGAGAGTCTCTCCTCTGTCAACTTAGCTCCTACGTCAAGACAGAGCTGGGTTCCCAGACTGCAGAGAGCAGCCGCAGTGAAGCCAGCAGGATACTGG ATGAGGACAGCTGGAGTGACGGAGAGCAGGAACCTCTTACTGTGGATCAGACATGGAGAGGTGACCCTGACAGTGAAGCAGACAGTATTGACAGTGACCAGGAGGATCCACTGAA ACATGCTGGGGTGTACACTGCTGAGGAAGTGGCGCTAATCATGAGAGAGAAGCTGATCCGGCTGCAGTCTCTATATATCGACCAGTTCAAACGGCTCCAACACCTCCTGAAAGAGAAGAAGCGCCGGTACTTGCACAGCCGTAAGGCAGAACATGAAGACATAG GTAGCAGTCTTCTCACAGGCCCAGAGGGACTTCTAGCTAAGGAACGTGAGAACCTAAAACGTCTGAAATACTTGAGACGATATCGGCAGCGGTATGGTGTGGAGGCTCTTCTGCACCGACAGCTGAAGGAGCGTAGAATGCTGGCCACGGAGGGTGCTGCTCAGCAG GCACACACCACCCGTTCCAGCCAGAGATGTTTGGCCTTTGTAGATGATGTTCGGTGCTCCAACCAGTCCCTACCAATGACAAGACACTGCCTTACTC ATATTTGCCAGGACACCAATCAGCTTCTCTTTAAGCTGTGTCAAGGGTCAGAAGAAGCACCCTGCAGCAAGCCAGTGCCTGTAAGCTTATCGGAAGATCCCTGCTGCCCTCtccatctccagctgccacctcagATGTATGTCCCTGAGCAGGTACTGTCTGTTCCCGAGGAGTTGGAAGCGGcttccacagatctgtacttgAGCGCAGCTGAACTCAGGCCCACAGAGAGCTTGCCACTGGAGTTCAGTGAT GACTTGGATGTTGTTGGCGATGGCATGCAGTGCCCCCCTTCCCCGCTGCTGTCTGATCCTTCTGCTACCAATGAGAACCAGATGAACAGAAATGTTGCTGAGACCCACAAACACATGCACCCAAGAGAAGAGTCTGTTCAGCAAGGGCTGTTGAACCAGGTGGCACAACCAGTCAGGGGGAtattttccaggcaggccacatctGCCCTGGAGTCTCCACCAGAATCACTCTCACAG CATCTTGTGACGAGCGGGTCTGGACAGGTGGAAGGTAAAAAGGAAGAACCTGCAACCAATGGGAATTCAGAACCCGCCTCCATCAGCTGA
- the KANSL2 gene encoding KAT8 regulatory NSL complex subunit 2 isoform X2 translates to MNRIRIHVLPSSRGRLTPVPRPQEALLCAFAHRPCSQPRLEGHEFCIKHILEDRNAPFKQCSYISTKNGKRCPNAAPKPEKKDGVSFCSEHARRNALALQAQMKKSNPSPVRESLLCQLSSYVKTELGSQTAESSRSEASRILDEDSWSDGEQEPLTVDQTWRGDPDSEADSIDSDQEDPLKHAGVYTAEEVALIMREKLIRLQSLYIDQFKRLQHLLKEKKRRYLHSRKAEHEDIGSSLLTGPEGLLAKERENLKRLKYLRRYRQRYGVEALLHRQLKERRMLATEGAAQQAHTTRSSQRCLAFVDDVRCSNQSLPMTRHCLTHICQDTNQLLFKLCQGSEEAPCSKPVPVSLSEDPCCPLHLQLPPQMYVPEQDLDVVGDGMQCPPSPLLSDPSATNENQMNRNVAETHKHMHPREESVQQGLLNQVAQPVRGIFSRQATSALESPPESLSQHLVTSGSGQVEGKKEEPATNGNSEPASIS, encoded by the exons ATGAACAGAATTCGCATCCACGTTTTGCCTTCTAGTCGGGGTCGACTCACCCCAGTCCCAAGGCCTCAAGAAGCCTTGTTGTGTGCCTTTGCTCACCGCCCATGCTCTCAGCCTCGTTTGGAGGGCCACGAATTCTGCATTAAGCACATTCTTGAAGACAGGAATGCCCCCTTCAAGCAGTGCAGCTACATTTCTACTAAGAATGGGAAGCGGTGCCCAAATGCGGCTCCCAAGCCTGAGAAGAAGGATGG TGTGTCATTCTGTTCTGAGCATGCTCGGAGAAATGCTCTGGCACTGCAGGCTCAGATGAAGAAGTCCAATCCTAGCCCTGTCCGAGAGTCTCTCCTCTGTCAACTTAGCTCCTACGTCAAGACAGAGCTGGGTTCCCAGACTGCAGAGAGCAGCCGCAGTGAAGCCAGCAGGATACTGG ATGAGGACAGCTGGAGTGACGGAGAGCAGGAACCTCTTACTGTGGATCAGACATGGAGAGGTGACCCTGACAGTGAAGCAGACAGTATTGACAGTGACCAGGAGGATCCACTGAA ACATGCTGGGGTGTACACTGCTGAGGAAGTGGCGCTAATCATGAGAGAGAAGCTGATCCGGCTGCAGTCTCTATATATCGACCAGTTCAAACGGCTCCAACACCTCCTGAAAGAGAAGAAGCGCCGGTACTTGCACAGCCGTAAGGCAGAACATGAAGACATAG GTAGCAGTCTTCTCACAGGCCCAGAGGGACTTCTAGCTAAGGAACGTGAGAACCTAAAACGTCTGAAATACTTGAGACGATATCGGCAGCGGTATGGTGTGGAGGCTCTTCTGCACCGACAGCTGAAGGAGCGTAGAATGCTGGCCACGGAGGGTGCTGCTCAGCAG GCACACACCACCCGTTCCAGCCAGAGATGTTTGGCCTTTGTAGATGATGTTCGGTGCTCCAACCAGTCCCTACCAATGACAAGACACTGCCTTACTC ATATTTGCCAGGACACCAATCAGCTTCTCTTTAAGCTGTGTCAAGGGTCAGAAGAAGCACCCTGCAGCAAGCCAGTGCCTGTAAGCTTATCGGAAGATCCCTGCTGCCCTCtccatctccagctgccacctcagATGTATGTCCCTGAGCAG GACTTGGATGTTGTTGGCGATGGCATGCAGTGCCCCCCTTCCCCGCTGCTGTCTGATCCTTCTGCTACCAATGAGAACCAGATGAACAGAAATGTTGCTGAGACCCACAAACACATGCACCCAAGAGAAGAGTCTGTTCAGCAAGGGCTGTTGAACCAGGTGGCACAACCAGTCAGGGGGAtattttccaggcaggccacatctGCCCTGGAGTCTCCACCAGAATCACTCTCACAG CATCTTGTGACGAGCGGGTCTGGACAGGTGGAAGGTAAAAAGGAAGAACCTGCAACCAATGGGAATTCAGAACCCGCCTCCATCAGCTGA